One genomic region from Spirosoma sp. KCTC 42546 encodes:
- a CDS encoding LVIVD repeat-containing protein yields MKANLLALVLSLLYLTSCTDNCEQTRTYRKYTSVQLPLSDLRQAVSSGTPQSLVEPGKLYIKDQYLFIVEVKKGIHVFDNSNPANPRAISFLTIPGNVDIAVRDNILYADSYIDLVALDISNPTAIKEVNRTETGFVNGTVGRTYWSYDKQNMKIYDQREEIATETVKTDCEGSFNVLPYLVPIAWFGRYYESFAFADVAYSSNKGANAPTAPTTGTGGSMARFAITNNQLYVVNNSSLQLFDITEPAKPAKGKTVTLNWNVETIFPYRTNLFIGTTTGMYIYDIVNPAEPKQLSAFSHVRSCDPVVVHENYAYVTLRGTSTCGVAGTQDVLDVIDISNLTAPRVAKTYPIETPYGLGIDYPTLFVCQGNKGLSVFDASNPLDLKVRQTFANVNAFDVIPMSKTLLTIGKDGLYQYDYSNPTNLRLLSKIDASRPN; encoded by the coding sequence ATGAAAGCAAATTTATTAGCCCTTGTTCTATCCTTGCTCTACCTGACCAGTTGCACCGACAACTGCGAACAGACAAGAACCTATCGAAAATACACGTCCGTGCAACTGCCCCTTTCCGATTTGCGACAGGCGGTTTCATCAGGCACCCCCCAATCGCTGGTCGAACCCGGAAAGCTCTACATCAAAGACCAGTATTTATTTATTGTGGAAGTCAAAAAGGGAATTCACGTTTTTGACAACAGCAATCCAGCTAATCCAAGAGCCATTTCATTCCTTACCATTCCGGGAAATGTGGACATCGCGGTTCGGGACAATATTCTCTACGCCGACAGTTACATTGATCTGGTTGCCCTGGACATCAGCAACCCAACAGCGATTAAAGAGGTCAACCGAACCGAAACGGGCTTTGTAAATGGCACAGTAGGCCGTACGTACTGGTCGTACGACAAACAAAACATGAAGATTTATGATCAGCGCGAGGAAATAGCAACCGAAACGGTCAAAACCGATTGCGAGGGATCATTCAACGTACTACCTTATTTAGTGCCAATTGCCTGGTTTGGGAGATATTATGAAAGCTTTGCGTTTGCAGATGTAGCTTACAGTAGTAACAAGGGTGCAAATGCGCCCACAGCTCCAACAACAGGTACAGGTGGTTCCATGGCCCGGTTTGCCATTACAAACAATCAGCTTTACGTAGTCAATAACTCATCACTACAATTATTCGATATCACAGAACCAGCAAAACCAGCAAAGGGCAAAACAGTTACGCTAAACTGGAATGTTGAAACGATTTTTCCGTACCGGACTAATCTGTTTATCGGCACGACTACGGGCATGTATATCTACGATATCGTTAATCCTGCTGAGCCTAAACAACTATCGGCATTTTCGCATGTTCGTTCCTGTGATCCGGTTGTCGTGCATGAAAATTATGCCTATGTTACATTACGAGGTACCAGTACTTGTGGAGTAGCTGGTACGCAGGACGTACTCGATGTAATTGACATTAGCAATCTGACAGCTCCTCGAGTTGCTAAAACTTATCCTATTGAAACACCTTACGGGCTTGGTATCGACTACCCAACGCTATTTGTCTGCCAAGGGAATAAAGGATTAAGTGTCTTTGATGCATCGAATCCACTTGATTTAAAAGTCCGGCAAACCTTTGCCAATGTCAATGCGTTCGATGTCATTCCAATGTCGAAAACATTGTTAACGATTGGCAAAGATGGACTGTATCAGTATGACTACTCCAACCCCACCAACCTTCGGTTATTGAGTAAAATTGATGCCAGTCGGCCTAACTAA
- a CDS encoding META domain-containing protein, whose translation MRGFVFICLLFVLSQCRQSEPELAPKIAQLIGTWQLVGPDSTYAVTLTFALDTDNPPHDITSFKASGKSAVNEYNLNLFAAIDGMMLADQLGSTKLAGSPTAMQFEQTYFTNLKATVRYELPTANQLLIYHGGSLPHLLTFKRIN comes from the coding sequence ATGAGAGGTTTCGTGTTCATCTGCCTGCTGTTTGTACTGAGTCAATGCCGCCAATCTGAACCCGAACTAGCGCCCAAAATAGCGCAGCTGATCGGGACATGGCAGCTCGTTGGCCCCGATTCAACCTACGCAGTGACCTTAACTTTTGCCCTGGATACCGATAATCCACCGCACGATATCACCTCATTTAAAGCGAGTGGTAAATCAGCTGTCAATGAATACAATCTGAATTTGTTTGCCGCTATCGACGGCATGATGCTGGCGGATCAGTTGGGAAGTACGAAACTAGCAGGATCGCCCACTGCGATGCAATTTGAGCAAACCTACTTCACAAACTTGAAAGCCACTGTCCGCTATGAATTGCCGACTGCAAACCAGCTTCTTATATACCATGGAGGCAGCCTACCTCATTTACTAACATTCAAAAGAATTAATTGA
- a CDS encoding serpin family protein, translated as MKTTLFSTLLAVVTGVGLTAISCQNATVTPPSTASELRVSSPFADKTSQFAFDISKQVIAEEGQAKNVFISPLSLHIALGMILNGANGQTAQEIQKTLKLDAQTLTEANKTYQNLMENLPGVDPEVTLTLANSVWYRNTFSVETPFQDLLKQSFKADVSAQDFNDPATVGKINGWASQKTNGKIPKVLDQIQPDNVMFLMNALYFKGDWKTQFKAEQTIDSPFKLASGATTTVRMMRLNTELNRAFRPTYTAFELPYGSDKFAMTVLLPAENSTTEALINNLTSTEWTQLQQAMTAGTIDIGLPKFTLNYDIKLNKALSVLGMPTAFTDAADFTNINKQGGLTLSFVKQNTFVAVDETGTEAAAVTTGGISVTSMPIPTLCNRPFVFVIHEKTTGTILFVGKIADPTKTSNS; from the coding sequence ATGAAAACGACCCTTTTTTCAACCTTATTAGCCGTTGTTACGGGTGTTGGCCTCACGGCGATTAGCTGTCAAAATGCAACGGTAACCCCACCGAGCACGGCCAGCGAATTGCGGGTATCATCCCCTTTTGCGGATAAAACATCTCAGTTCGCGTTTGATATCTCAAAACAAGTAATTGCCGAGGAAGGTCAGGCAAAAAACGTCTTTATTTCACCGCTGAGCCTGCATATCGCACTAGGCATGATTCTGAACGGAGCGAATGGGCAAACAGCTCAGGAGATTCAGAAAACACTGAAGTTAGATGCCCAAACACTGACAGAAGCGAATAAAACGTATCAGAATCTAATGGAGAACCTACCCGGCGTAGATCCCGAAGTGACACTGACATTGGCTAACTCCGTTTGGTATCGAAACACGTTCTCTGTCGAAACTCCCTTTCAGGATTTACTAAAACAGTCGTTCAAAGCGGACGTATCTGCCCAGGACTTCAATGACCCGGCTACTGTGGGCAAAATTAATGGTTGGGCCAGCCAGAAAACCAATGGTAAGATTCCGAAAGTGCTTGATCAGATTCAGCCCGATAATGTCATGTTTCTAATGAACGCTCTGTATTTCAAGGGCGATTGGAAAACCCAGTTCAAAGCAGAACAGACGATTGATTCTCCCTTCAAACTGGCATCAGGTGCAACCACAACCGTGCGTATGATGCGGCTCAATACCGAATTAAACCGTGCTTTCCGACCAACCTATACAGCTTTTGAACTGCCGTATGGCTCTGATAAATTTGCGATGACGGTTCTGCTACCAGCCGAGAACTCAACTACAGAAGCCTTAATCAATAATTTAACCAGTACTGAGTGGACACAGTTACAACAGGCAATGACTGCCGGTACGATTGACATTGGCCTGCCAAAGTTTACGCTGAATTATGATATCAAGCTAAACAAGGCACTGAGTGTTCTTGGTATGCCCACCGCTTTTACGGATGCCGCAGATTTCACTAATATCAACAAGCAAGGTGGTTTAACGCTTAGCTTTGTAAAACAAAATACCTTTGTAGCAGTGGATGAAACAGGAACCGAAGCTGCTGCTGTAACGACGGGCGGTATTTCAGTAACGTCGATGCCGATACCAACGCTCTGCAACCGTCCTTTTGTGTTCGTCATTCACGAAAAAACAACAGGCACTATTCTATTTGTAGGCAAAATTGCCGACCCCACCAAAACAAGTAATTCATGA
- a CDS encoding RNA polymerase sigma factor: MQDEYELVEGCRRQDRIVQRQLYERFAGKLFVVCKRYIKDPDEAEDVLQDAFVKIYQHIDSFRFECPLEAWLKRVVINTALKSLRKQKPWEHTSDVQELAPILPQADESLPALNYKYLLQLIQELPPGCRTVFNLYAIEGYNHPEIAELLDIAEGTSKSQYARARGLLQQKLQADKRVANGYPAEGHL; encoded by the coding sequence ATGCAGGATGAATACGAATTAGTCGAAGGTTGCCGACGGCAGGACCGAATTGTGCAGCGACAGCTCTATGAGCGGTTTGCCGGGAAGCTCTTTGTCGTTTGCAAACGGTATATAAAAGACCCAGACGAGGCCGAAGACGTGTTGCAGGACGCATTTGTGAAGATCTATCAGCATATCGACTCATTCCGATTTGAATGCCCGTTAGAGGCCTGGCTAAAGCGCGTGGTGATCAATACGGCCCTGAAGTCGTTACGAAAACAAAAGCCCTGGGAGCATACCAGCGACGTACAGGAATTGGCTCCGATATTACCGCAGGCCGACGAAAGTTTGCCAGCACTCAATTATAAATATTTGCTGCAACTGATTCAGGAGCTACCACCCGGTTGCCGTACCGTGTTTAACTTATACGCGATAGAAGGGTATAACCATCCAGAAATTGCCGAACTGCTTGACATTGCAGAAGGAACGTCTAAATCACAATACGCCCGTGCAAGGGGTCTGTTGCAACAAAAACTACAAGCCGATAAACGAGTTGCCAATGGGTATCCTGCCGAAGGCCACCTATGA
- a CDS encoding sugar phosphate isomerase/epimerase — MNRRNALRYSLGVGLSTLVYPAFARSLTAKSRFHIGACDWSIGPAGDINSFKVAKQIGLDGVQLSLNTKADHELLRRAETQRAFKEAAKQAGVAIGGLAIGLLNEIPYKSDARTEQWVQDSVDVAHALGVKNVLLAFFSNNDLRNDPKGTQVVIDRLKAVAPKAEKAGVVLGIESWLSASEHIAILDAVGSSAVQVYYDVCNSSVMGYPIFDEIRTLGKSRICEIHLKENDHLLGQGIVDLQKVRQVLDEIGYTGWLQIEGAIPKGKPMLESYIENNKTVRSLFG, encoded by the coding sequence ATGAATCGTCGGAATGCGTTACGGTACTCGCTGGGCGTTGGGCTATCTACTTTAGTGTATCCGGCCTTTGCTCGTTCATTGACTGCTAAAAGTCGGTTCCACATTGGAGCCTGTGATTGGTCCATTGGCCCGGCTGGTGACATAAATTCATTTAAGGTTGCCAAACAGATCGGGTTGGATGGTGTACAGCTTAGCTTAAATACCAAAGCAGACCATGAACTACTTCGCCGAGCCGAAACGCAACGTGCGTTTAAGGAAGCAGCTAAACAGGCAGGAGTGGCCATAGGAGGTCTGGCAATTGGTTTGCTAAATGAAATTCCTTACAAATCCGATGCGCGAACAGAGCAGTGGGTGCAGGATAGTGTTGATGTAGCACATGCGTTGGGGGTAAAAAATGTACTCCTGGCGTTTTTCAGTAATAACGATCTTCGCAATGATCCTAAAGGGACTCAGGTTGTTATTGACCGATTAAAGGCTGTTGCCCCCAAAGCGGAGAAAGCAGGCGTGGTGTTAGGTATCGAATCGTGGCTATCGGCATCTGAGCATATTGCTATTCTAGATGCGGTGGGTTCTTCGGCAGTGCAGGTTTATTACGATGTCTGCAACTCATCTGTGATGGGTTATCCTATTTTTGACGAAATTCGAACGCTGGGCAAATCCCGTATCTGCGAAATTCACCTGAAAGAAAACGATCATTTGCTGGGCCAGGGGATTGTTGATTTACAGAAAGTGCGGCAGGTACTGGATGAAATTGGCTATACGGGCTGGCTACAGATTGAAGGGGCTATTCCTAAAGGCAAGCCAATGCTGGAAAGTTATATCGAAAATAATAAGACTGTTCGATCACTGTTTGGTTGA
- a CDS encoding PVC-type heme-binding CxxCH protein, which yields MKTIFSLNPFALTTVGFLYLAGQTFQPSSQLGLLSGVDPTQQHRAVSIADSNTLYLPQDLEATLWAEAPMFYNPTNMDIDARGRVWITEAVNYRKFNNKPESRLDHPEGERIMILEDTNGDGKADDSKVFVTDPDLVSPLGIAVIGNRVIVSCSPNLVIYTDENGDDKADKKEIMLTGFGGLDHDHALHAVVAGPDGKYYFNTGNAGPHVVSDTDGWTLRSGSLYVGGTPYNKANHGSQVSDDGRIWTGGMALRVNPDGSGLKVMAHNFRNNYEVALDSYGNMWQNDNDDQVVACRTSWLMEGANAGYFSGDGTRYWQADQRPGQTIPVAHWHQEDPGVMPVGDISGAGSPTGMVVYEGDELGPQYRGMVLSAEAGRNVIFGYKPEVSGAGYRMPRTDFISSFPEVDPNYKWDAVSNDSRKWFRPSDVAVGPEGALYIADWYDPVVGGHQMQDHKGYGRIYRITPKGKNLKIPRIDLRSTQGQIAALLNPAVNVRMLGFEALREQGEKVIEPVMALLTSANQFHRARAIFLLAQLGAEGQFEVERLLKAVDAPVRITALRALRSITPENSKSIPALTASQKALLPLLGNLATDRSAAVRREVAVALRDVPYEDCRFMLLNLVKGYDGQDRWYLNALGEAADGKEEALFFDIRQTLPENPADWDARTANLIWELHPPSAVPMLKKRAEAASLTADARKQAIVALGFIKSTPAAKAMVELSRSTNKEVADQATYWLGFRRGNDWAKLLNWEEVMPTKVSEEEQKMLASRQVLLDEYKTDAEKRKVALEMARDPEGGKILIGLAADKKLSDKLIKAVTPTILKNPDQTVRTMAKEYFSTKPEAAVVKEVAATEPTPIQAATSTQAPVAPVTLATANSSDPAIAEVAMLTGNEQTGLTVFKTNCATCHRHGQLGADIGPDLSQIHQKFDKNGLLDAIIHPSAGITFGYEPWLITTKKGNTYYGFLVSDNDQAVVIKGIKGPKHTIPADAVFSRRQYKTSLMPDPTAMGLNNQQLADLTAFLLKQ from the coding sequence ATGAAAACGATTTTTTCGCTGAATCCCTTCGCACTCACAACCGTTGGTTTTCTCTATCTGGCAGGGCAAACGTTCCAACCCAGTTCCCAACTGGGCTTGCTGTCGGGTGTTGATCCAACTCAGCAACACCGTGCTGTGTCCATCGCTGATTCGAATACGCTTTACCTGCCCCAGGATCTTGAAGCCACCCTCTGGGCGGAGGCTCCGATGTTCTACAATCCAACGAATATGGACATCGATGCCAGAGGCCGGGTTTGGATTACGGAAGCCGTTAATTATCGCAAATTCAACAACAAGCCAGAAAGCCGACTCGACCATCCGGAAGGCGAGCGCATCATGATTCTGGAAGATACCAATGGGGATGGTAAAGCCGACGATAGTAAAGTCTTTGTCACAGATCCCGATCTGGTATCGCCACTTGGTATTGCCGTTATTGGCAACCGAGTCATTGTGTCCTGTTCGCCCAATCTGGTCATCTATACCGACGAAAATGGGGATGATAAAGCGGATAAAAAAGAAATTATGCTAACCGGTTTTGGTGGTTTAGACCATGACCATGCGCTTCACGCCGTGGTGGCTGGCCCCGATGGCAAATATTACTTCAATACCGGGAATGCTGGCCCGCATGTAGTAAGCGACACGGATGGCTGGACGCTTCGGTCAGGCAGTTTATACGTAGGCGGAACCCCTTACAATAAAGCGAATCATGGTAGTCAGGTCAGTGATGATGGTCGGATCTGGACAGGTGGTATGGCGTTACGGGTTAATCCTGATGGATCGGGATTGAAAGTAATGGCCCATAATTTTCGGAATAACTACGAAGTTGCGCTGGATTCGTACGGCAATATGTGGCAGAACGATAATGACGATCAGGTAGTTGCGTGCCGGACGAGTTGGTTAATGGAAGGTGCTAATGCGGGTTATTTCAGCGGAGATGGTACTCGATACTGGCAGGCCGATCAACGGCCCGGGCAGACGATTCCGGTAGCACACTGGCATCAGGAAGATCCCGGCGTTATGCCTGTTGGTGATATCTCGGGTGCTGGTTCACCCACAGGGATGGTCGTGTACGAAGGCGATGAACTTGGGCCACAATACCGGGGAATGGTGTTGAGTGCCGAAGCCGGCCGGAATGTAATTTTTGGCTACAAACCAGAGGTTTCCGGAGCCGGCTATCGTATGCCACGCACCGATTTTATTAGCTCTTTCCCCGAAGTAGATCCTAACTACAAATGGGATGCAGTGAGCAACGATAGCCGAAAATGGTTCAGGCCAAGTGATGTTGCTGTTGGGCCAGAGGGAGCCCTGTATATTGCCGATTGGTATGATCCCGTGGTGGGTGGACACCAAATGCAGGATCATAAAGGGTATGGGCGAATTTATCGGATCACGCCCAAAGGTAAAAACCTGAAAATTCCGAGAATAGACCTGCGCTCAACACAGGGACAAATTGCTGCCCTTCTGAATCCAGCGGTTAATGTCAGAATGCTGGGGTTTGAGGCCTTGCGTGAACAGGGTGAAAAGGTTATTGAGCCGGTCATGGCTTTACTCACATCAGCCAATCAATTTCATCGGGCGAGGGCTATCTTTTTGCTGGCTCAACTTGGGGCCGAAGGCCAATTTGAGGTCGAGCGACTCTTAAAAGCGGTTGATGCTCCCGTTCGTATAACTGCCTTGCGAGCGCTACGCAGCATTACTCCCGAAAACTCCAAATCGATTCCTGCGCTTACCGCTTCCCAAAAAGCCTTATTGCCGTTACTTGGTAATCTGGCAACGGATCGGAGTGCGGCTGTTCGGCGGGAGGTGGCGGTTGCCCTCCGTGACGTTCCGTATGAGGACTGCCGATTCATGTTGCTGAATTTAGTAAAAGGGTACGATGGACAGGATCGCTGGTATCTGAACGCACTAGGTGAGGCTGCCGATGGCAAAGAAGAAGCCCTGTTTTTCGACATTCGCCAAACCTTGCCCGAGAACCCCGCCGACTGGGACGCTCGAACGGCCAATCTTATCTGGGAACTGCACCCACCGTCGGCGGTACCGATGCTAAAGAAACGGGCTGAAGCAGCATCCCTTACAGCCGATGCCCGGAAACAGGCTATTGTAGCCTTAGGATTTATCAAAAGTACTCCTGCTGCAAAGGCCATGGTCGAGCTGTCCAGGTCCACAAATAAAGAAGTGGCCGATCAGGCAACATATTGGCTGGGTTTCCGCAGAGGTAACGATTGGGCCAAGCTCCTGAACTGGGAGGAGGTGATGCCTACTAAAGTTTCGGAAGAAGAGCAGAAGATGCTGGCTAGCCGACAAGTGCTGTTGGATGAATACAAAACTGATGCTGAAAAACGGAAAGTTGCCTTAGAAATGGCCCGCGACCCCGAAGGTGGCAAAATTCTGATTGGGTTGGCCGCCGATAAAAAACTGTCGGATAAATTGATAAAAGCCGTAACGCCAACGATTCTGAAAAACCCTGATCAGACGGTTCGGACTATGGCGAAAGAATATTTTTCGACAAAACCAGAGGCTGCCGTCGTAAAAGAAGTTGCTGCTACTGAACCTACGCCAATACAAGCAGCCACATCGACACAAGCTCCTGTTGCTCCGGTTACCCTGGCTACAGCAAACAGTTCAGATCCTGCCATTGCTGAGGTTGCTATGTTAACGGGCAATGAGCAAACAGGCCTGACTGTTTTCAAAACCAACTGTGCTACCTGCCATCGCCATGGGCAACTGGGTGCCGATATTGGGCCGGACCTGAGTCAAATTCATCAAAAATTCGATAAAAACGGCTTGCTGGATGCCATCATTCACCCTAGTGCGGGTATTACGTTCGGCTATGAACCCTGGCTGATTACGACGAAAAAAGGGAACACCTACTATGGCTTCTTAGTGAGTGATAACGATCAGGCTGTGGTTATTAAGGGGATAAAAGGTCCTAAACATACAATTCCAGCGGATGCCGTTTTCTCGCGAAGACAGTATAAAACCAGCCTCATGCCCGACCCCACAGCGATGGGCTTAAACAATCAGCAACTGGCCGATCTAACAGCTTTTTTACTGAAACAGTGA
- a CDS encoding peptidylprolyl isomerase — MPNFLLILAYLFSLGAPLKPEKTYPIGQIKTDKGDILFWLYDETPTHKASFIRLAKAGYWDTLTFNRVINNFVAQGGCPDTPAGFADSPYLLKPEFRPTIRHIYGAVGAGRDDNPEKLSAGCQFYIVQNKKGEHRLDDKFTVFGQVFKGMDAVDAIVAVKTDSTDTPLSPIKIDVNVLNLTATELKKLGYSAKE; from the coding sequence ATGCCAAACTTTCTATTGATTTTAGCCTATTTATTTTCACTAGGTGCACCTTTAAAGCCGGAGAAAACTTATCCGATAGGTCAGATAAAAACCGATAAAGGCGACATACTTTTCTGGCTATATGATGAAACGCCGACTCACAAAGCGAGCTTTATCAGGCTGGCAAAAGCTGGCTATTGGGACACATTAACGTTCAATCGGGTTATTAACAACTTTGTGGCTCAGGGTGGTTGTCCTGATACACCCGCTGGCTTTGCGGATTCACCTTATCTACTAAAACCCGAATTCCGACCAACCATCCGGCATATTTATGGAGCAGTTGGTGCAGGTCGGGATGATAACCCGGAAAAACTGTCGGCGGGTTGCCAGTTCTATATTGTGCAAAACAAGAAAGGTGAACATCGTCTGGACGATAAGTTTACGGTCTTTGGACAGGTGTTTAAAGGTATGGACGCCGTCGACGCGATCGTTGCCGTTAAAACCGATTCTACCGATACACCCCTGTCGCCTATCAAGATCGACGTAAATGTGCTCAACCTGACAGCAACCGAACTAAAAAAGTTGGGCTATTCAGCTAAGGAATAA